The following proteins come from a genomic window of Ferrovibrio sp. MS7:
- a CDS encoding nitrite/sulfite reductase, which produces MYRYDPLDQQLIDERLAQFRGQVERRVSGELSEDEFKPLRLQNGLYLQLHAYMLRVAIPYGTLASHQLRGLARVASRYDRGWGHFTTRQNIQFNWIKLEDAPEALAVLAEVQMHAIQTSGNCIRNTTTDQYAGVAADEIEDPRVWCEIIRQWSTFHPEFAFLPRKFKIAVTGSPHDRAAVRVHDIGLRMLKNDAGETGFEVFVGGGLGRSPFIGKTIRSFLPKQHLLSYLEAILRVYNRYGRRDNLYKARIKILVHETGIEKIREDVEAEWALIKDGALKLPQDVIDGITAQFAPPAYADLPAAPPAALLEGLRQDRDFAHWHRQNVVKHRQAGYAIVNISLKEEGKPPGDITADQLAAVADLAERYSFGEARVTHEQNLVLPHVAQADLPVLWRALKAQGLATPNIGLVSDIIACPGMDYCALANTRSIPIAQAIALRFKNWQRAQDIGELKIKISGCINACGHHHVGHIGILGVDKAGEEFFQITIGGSASDDAALGDLIGPALNEQDALHAIDTLVETYLGLRQEGERFLDTYRRVGLAPFKEKVYAAH; this is translated from the coding sequence ATGTACCGTTATGATCCATTAGACCAGCAACTGATCGATGAACGCCTGGCGCAGTTCCGTGGTCAGGTTGAGCGCCGTGTCAGCGGCGAATTGAGCGAGGACGAGTTCAAGCCGCTGCGGCTGCAGAACGGCCTCTACCTGCAGCTCCATGCCTACATGCTGCGTGTCGCCATTCCCTATGGCACGCTGGCCTCGCATCAACTCCGCGGCCTGGCGCGCGTCGCCAGCCGCTATGATCGTGGCTGGGGCCATTTCACCACGCGGCAGAATATCCAGTTCAACTGGATCAAGCTGGAGGATGCGCCGGAAGCCCTTGCCGTATTGGCGGAAGTGCAGATGCATGCCATCCAGACCTCGGGCAACTGTATCCGCAACACCACCACGGACCAGTATGCCGGCGTCGCCGCCGACGAGATCGAGGATCCGCGGGTGTGGTGCGAGATCATCCGGCAATGGTCGACCTTCCACCCGGAATTCGCCTTCCTGCCGCGCAAGTTCAAGATTGCCGTCACCGGTTCGCCGCATGACCGCGCCGCCGTGCGTGTGCATGATATCGGCCTGCGCATGCTGAAGAACGATGCCGGCGAAACCGGCTTCGAGGTCTTTGTCGGCGGTGGTCTCGGCCGTTCGCCGTTCATCGGCAAGACCATTCGCAGCTTCCTGCCGAAGCAGCATCTGCTGAGCTATCTCGAAGCCATCCTGCGTGTTTATAACCGCTATGGCCGTCGCGACAATCTCTACAAGGCGCGGATCAAGATCCTGGTGCACGAGACCGGGATCGAGAAGATCCGCGAGGATGTGGAAGCCGAGTGGGCGTTGATCAAGGATGGCGCGCTGAAGCTGCCGCAGGACGTGATTGACGGCATCACGGCGCAGTTCGCGCCGCCGGCCTATGCCGACCTGCCTGCTGCGCCGCCAGCTGCCCTGCTGGAAGGCCTGCGCCAGGACCGCGACTTTGCCCATTGGCACCGCCAAAACGTGGTGAAACATCGCCAGGCCGGCTATGCCATCGTCAATATCTCGCTGAAAGAGGAAGGCAAGCCGCCGGGCGACATTACCGCGGACCAGTTGGCGGCGGTGGCCGATCTGGCTGAGCGCTATTCCTTCGGTGAGGCCCGGGTCACCCATGAACAGAATCTGGTGCTGCCGCATGTCGCCCAGGCCGACCTGCCGGTGTTGTGGCGGGCGCTGAAGGCGCAAGGGCTGGCGACGCCGAATATCGGACTGGTTTCCGACATCATTGCCTGCCCGGGCATGGATTACTGCGCGCTGGCCAACACGCGCTCGATCCCGATTGCCCAGGCCATCGCGCTGCGTTTCAAGAACTGGCAGCGGGCGCAGGATATCGGTGAACTGAAGATCAAGATTTCCGGCTGCATCAATGCCTGCGGGCATCACCATGTCGGCCATATCGGCATCCTCGGCGTCGACAAGGCCGGCGAGGAATTCTTCCAGATCACTATTGGTGGCTCCGCCAGCGACGATGCGGCACTCGGCGATCTGATCGGCCCGGCGCTGAATGAGCAGGACGCGCTGCATGCCATCGATACACTGGTCGAGACCTATCTCGGTTTGCGTCAGGAAGGTGAACGTTTCCTCGATACCTATCGCCGCGTCGGCCTCGCCCCGTTCAAGGAGAAGGTCTATGCCGCTCATTAA
- a CDS encoding DUF2849 domain-containing protein, whose translation MAKAPKLKHNPQIVTANHLVRGDVVYLTADSAWSRSIKDAVVAPDEAAAASLLAEANAQAARNIVVAPYLVPVEPGSTPPLPVQFRERIRAQGPTTEAA comes from the coding sequence ATGGCCAAAGCCCCGAAGCTCAAGCACAACCCGCAGATTGTCACCGCCAATCATCTGGTGCGCGGTGATGTGGTCTATCTCACCGCCGATTCCGCCTGGAGCCGTAGCATCAAGGATGCCGTCGTGGCACCGGACGAAGCCGCCGCCGCCAGCCTGCTGGCCGAAGCCAATGCCCAGGCGGCGCGCAATATTGTAGTGGCACCCTATCTGGTGCCGGTCGAGCCTGGCAGCACGCCCCCGCTGCCGGTGCAGTTCCGCGAGCGTATCCGCGCTCAGGGACCGACCACGGAAGCAGCCTGA
- the cysG gene encoding siroheme synthase CysG, producing the protein MSSFPAFLNLRQRPVLVIGGGENAARKLRLLRDAEAVLTVLAPELNAELAGLAAEGVIRHRPEDFTPAALEGFLIVVSADPRVDEQVAAAARARGLLINVVDRADLSDFTVPAIVRRGDITVGIATEGSAPMLASRLRAEIEAMLPSRLGDLAKLAGDFRASVARVLPDAERRRAFWRRVFDGPAAVQALEGRLGAARETMLRELNRPQAEIAGVVHIVGAGPGDPDLLTIAAQRALSSADVVFYDDLVAPAVLERARRDAERVPVGKRKGSHRIDQAGINALLLQAAEAGKRVVRLKAGDPFIFGRGGEEVDHLEAHGAEVVVIPGITAALGCAAAAGIPLTHRDMSRALTLVTGHDKSGEAALGWAERVKADETLVIYMGLSQAAAIRDALLAHGVSADLPLALIENGSRPDQVVSQGRLADLVSLGARHGSGPTLLVLGAVAARARATQSMHQQRKIA; encoded by the coding sequence ATGTCGTCCTTTCCTGCCTTTCTCAATCTGCGCCAGCGACCGGTCCTGGTCATTGGCGGCGGCGAGAATGCTGCCCGCAAGCTGCGCCTGCTGCGCGATGCGGAGGCCGTGCTTACCGTGCTCGCCCCTGAACTCAATGCCGAACTGGCCGGCCTGGCGGCCGAGGGCGTGATCCGGCATCGGCCTGAGGATTTCACCCCGGCGGCGCTGGAAGGTTTCCTTATCGTCGTCAGCGCCGATCCGCGTGTCGATGAGCAGGTGGCGGCGGCAGCCCGGGCGCGCGGCCTGCTGATCAATGTTGTCGACCGCGCCGACCTTTCCGATTTCACCGTGCCGGCCATCGTGCGCCGGGGCGATATCACCGTCGGCATCGCCACCGAGGGCAGCGCGCCGATGCTGGCCAGTCGCCTGCGTGCCGAGATCGAGGCGATGCTGCCGAGCCGGCTCGGTGACTTGGCGAAGCTGGCCGGAGATTTCCGCGCCAGTGTCGCCCGTGTACTGCCCGATGCCGAACGCCGCCGCGCCTTCTGGCGCCGGGTGTTCGATGGCCCGGCGGCGGTCCAGGCACTGGAAGGCCGCCTTGGTGCCGCGCGCGAAACCATGCTGCGTGAACTGAACCGGCCACAAGCTGAAATCGCTGGTGTGGTGCATATCGTTGGCGCTGGCCCTGGCGATCCCGATCTGCTGACTATCGCCGCGCAGCGGGCGCTGAGCAGCGCCGATGTGGTGTTCTATGATGATCTGGTGGCGCCGGCGGTGCTGGAGCGCGCCCGCCGCGATGCCGAACGTGTACCGGTAGGCAAGCGCAAAGGCAGCCACCGCATTGACCAAGCCGGCATCAATGCCTTGCTGCTGCAGGCGGCGGAAGCCGGCAAGCGCGTGGTGCGGCTGAAAGCCGGCGACCCCTTCATTTTCGGCCGTGGCGGCGAGGAAGTGGATCACCTTGAGGCGCATGGCGCTGAGGTGGTGGTGATTCCCGGCATCACGGCGGCGCTCGGTTGTGCCGCAGCCGCCGGCATCCCGCTCACCCATCGCGACATGAGCCGCGCGCTTACGCTCGTCACCGGCCACGACAAGAGCGGCGAAGCAGCACTCGGCTGGGCTGAACGCGTGAAGGCCGATGAGACGCTGGTGATTTATATGGGCCTGAGCCAGGCGGCGGCGATCCGCGATGCATTGCTGGCCCATGGCGTCTCCGCAGACTTGCCGCTGGCGCTGATCGAGAATGGCAGCCGCCCGGACCAGGTTGTCAGCCAGGGCCGGCTTGCCGACCTGGTATCGCTCGGTGCCCGTCACGGCTCCGGCCCCACCCTGCTGGTGCTTGGTGCCGTGGCGGCGCGCGCCCGCGCCACGCAATCCATGCACCAGCAGCGCAAGATCGCTTAG